In Lysobacter lycopersici, a genomic segment contains:
- a CDS encoding potassium/proton antiporter, with translation MNAEMPLEVLHAIDIRLLGGALLVLAGIASSLLARRFGAPLLLVFLALGLLLGVDGPGGIRYDDTRFTYFVGSLALCVILFDGGLQTRAAQVRGSVAPSLVLATVGVVLTAAMTGLAAHWFLQLAPLQSLLLGSVLASTDAAAVLFLLRAGGLHLERRTTSTLEMESGANDPVAIFLTIGLTSWIAVGGGHGGVVALAIELVWAMAAGIALGYLGGRLIVWALNRFVLPSGLPPWLAMAGAVALFAITNRIGGSGYLAVYLAGIVVANRPLRARGEVMSVQNATTWFAQLVMFLLLGLLAAPRQLLGVLWPALAVAASLMLVARPLAVLLCLTPFRYRAGEIGFIGWVGLRGAVSIFLASIPLLAKLPNAGLYFNVAFVVVLASLLVQGWSLARAAHLFGVAVPRTDPDTRRIQLDLPGQLEYDLVGYRIAAGSAALHGAPLPGRVRLAMLVREGKVLLPEHAGAFAANDYAYFLSPAGQAHRLDWLFAEGRAARAAEQETFGLFLLPGDVPLGELAQFYGLKLPPRFAAITAADLFEQRFDGNPQVGDRLALGRALLVVRALRDDRVERVGLKFTGLGERLITGGKR, from the coding sequence GTGAACGCGGAGATGCCACTGGAAGTCCTGCACGCCATCGACATCCGCCTGCTCGGCGGCGCCTTGCTGGTCCTCGCCGGCATCGCATCGTCGTTGCTCGCGCGCCGTTTCGGCGCGCCGCTGCTGCTGGTGTTCCTCGCCCTCGGCTTGCTGCTCGGCGTCGACGGCCCCGGCGGCATCCGCTACGACGACACCCGCTTCACCTACTTCGTCGGTTCGCTCGCGCTGTGCGTGATCCTCTTCGATGGTGGCCTGCAGACGCGCGCGGCGCAGGTGCGCGGCAGCGTCGCACCCTCGTTGGTGCTGGCGACGGTGGGCGTGGTGCTGACCGCGGCCATGACCGGCCTCGCCGCGCACTGGTTCCTACAACTCGCGCCGCTGCAATCCTTGTTGCTCGGTTCGGTGCTCGCCTCCACCGACGCCGCGGCGGTGTTGTTCCTGCTCCGCGCCGGCGGCCTGCACCTGGAACGCCGCACCACCAGCACGCTGGAAATGGAATCCGGCGCGAACGACCCGGTCGCGATCTTCCTCACCATCGGCCTGACCTCGTGGATCGCCGTGGGCGGCGGACACGGCGGCGTGGTCGCGCTGGCGATCGAACTGGTCTGGGCGATGGCGGCGGGCATCGCGCTGGGCTATCTCGGAGGACGCCTGATCGTGTGGGCGCTGAACCGCTTCGTGCTGCCCTCCGGCCTGCCGCCGTGGCTGGCGATGGCCGGCGCGGTCGCGTTGTTCGCGATCACCAACCGCATCGGCGGCAGCGGCTACCTCGCGGTCTACCTCGCCGGCATCGTGGTCGCGAACCGGCCGCTGCGCGCGCGCGGCGAGGTGATGTCGGTGCAGAACGCGACCACCTGGTTCGCGCAACTGGTGATGTTCCTGCTGCTCGGCCTGCTGGCGGCACCACGGCAACTGCTTGGCGTGCTGTGGCCGGCCCTCGCGGTGGCCGCCTCGCTGATGCTGGTGGCGCGACCGCTGGCGGTGCTGCTGTGCCTCACCCCGTTCCGCTATCGCGCCGGCGAAATCGGCTTCATCGGCTGGGTCGGCCTGCGCGGCGCGGTCAGCATCTTCCTCGCCTCGATCCCGTTGCTGGCGAAACTGCCGAACGCCGGCCTCTACTTCAACGTCGCGTTCGTGGTCGTGCTCGCATCGCTGCTGGTGCAGGGCTGGTCGCTGGCGCGCGCCGCGCACCTGTTCGGCGTCGCGGTGCCGCGCACCGATCCGGACACGCGCCGCATCCAGCTCGATCTTCCCGGCCAGCTCGAATACGACCTGGTCGGTTACCGCATCGCCGCCGGCAGCGCGGCCCTGCACGGCGCGCCGCTGCCCGGGCGCGTGCGCCTGGCGATGCTGGTGCGCGAGGGCAAGGTGCTGTTGCCCGAACACGCCGGTGCCTTCGCCGCCAACGATTACGCCTATTTCCTCAGCCCAGCCGGACAGGCGCACCGGCTCGACTGGCTGTTCGCCGAAGGCCGCGCCGCGCGCGCCGCCGAACAGGAAACCTTCGGCCTGTTCCTGCTGCCCGGGGACGTGCCGCTGGGCGAACTCGCGCAGTTCTACGGCCTGAAACTGCCGCCGCGCTTCGCCGCGATCACCGCCGCCGATCTGTTCGAACAACGCTTCGACGGCAATCCGCAGGTCGGCGATCGCCTCGCGCTGGGACGCGCGCTGCTGGTGGTGCGCGCCTTGCGCGACGACCGGGTCGAACGCGTGGGCCTGAAGTTCACCGGGCTCGGCGAACGCCTGATCACCGGCGGCAAGCGCTAG
- a CDS encoding putative peptide maturation dehydrogenase codes for MRVRRCATLYLEPREDTAFDLTSLLAGGDGLARTRRWVALAPHLGEEVEVDAVERELLGELSPERWMSASELPAEARPALRRLLKAGLAIGSTRAHATHRERDERLRGAHWHPLAATLHAFTRWDDADAVQNMQDSGTETAVEMREVLGAPPPEADAVGDSDARIPLARVAGNDFDDLLARRATCRNFDPSRALPFDLFSQLMQRVFAAQAEVRVGEDTAFLKKSSPSGGGLHPTEAYLLVQHVEGLAPGLYHYHATAHALEPLPAPELPLREFLMQAVAQQHWFADAHVAVALAPRFDRTFWKYRRHMKGYRVVALEAGHLSQMLYLAATEAGLGAFITAAINEKPLEAAFGLDPLREGALAVCGFGWRGDTMETMELDPNGVVWEPATTRDDAD; via the coding sequence ATGCGCGTCCGCCGCTGCGCCACCCTCTACCTCGAACCACGCGAGGACACCGCCTTCGACCTCACCTCGCTGCTTGCCGGCGGCGACGGCCTCGCGCGGACGCGACGCTGGGTCGCGCTGGCGCCGCACCTGGGCGAGGAAGTCGAGGTCGATGCCGTCGAACGCGAACTGCTCGGCGAACTCAGCCCCGAACGCTGGATGTCCGCCAGTGAATTGCCGGCCGAAGCGCGACCCGCATTGCGACGCTTGCTGAAGGCGGGATTGGCGATCGGCTCGACCCGCGCGCATGCCACGCATCGCGAACGCGACGAGCGCCTGCGCGGCGCGCACTGGCACCCGCTGGCGGCGACGTTGCACGCCTTCACCCGCTGGGACGACGCCGATGCGGTGCAGAACATGCAGGACAGCGGCACCGAAACCGCGGTCGAGATGCGCGAGGTGCTGGGTGCGCCGCCGCCGGAAGCCGATGCCGTCGGCGATTCGGATGCGCGCATCCCGCTCGCGCGCGTCGCCGGCAACGACTTCGATGACTTGCTCGCGCGGCGCGCGACCTGCCGCAATTTCGATCCGTCACGTGCGTTGCCGTTCGACCTGTTTTCGCAACTCATGCAGCGCGTATTCGCGGCGCAGGCCGAAGTGCGGGTGGGCGAGGACACCGCGTTCCTGAAGAAGTCGAGTCCTTCCGGCGGCGGCCTGCACCCGACCGAGGCCTACCTGCTCGTGCAGCACGTCGAAGGACTCGCGCCGGGGCTGTACCACTACCACGCCACCGCGCATGCGCTCGAACCCTTGCCCGCGCCGGAACTGCCGTTGCGCGAATTCCTGATGCAGGCGGTGGCGCAGCAGCACTGGTTCGCCGACGCGCACGTGGCGGTGGCATTGGCGCCCCGCTTCGACCGCACGTTCTGGAAATACCGCCGGCACATGAAGGGCTATCGCGTGGTCGCGCTCGAGGCCGGGCACCTGTCGCAGATGCTGTACCTGGCCGCCACCGAAGCCGGGCTCGGCGCCTTCATCACCGCGGCGATCAACGAGAAACCGCTGGAGGCCGCGTTCGGCCTCGACCCGCTGCGTGAGGGCGCGCTCGCGGTGTGCGGCTTCGGCTGGCGCGGCGACACGATGGAGACGATGGAGCTCGACCCGAACGGCGTGGTGTGGGAACCGGCGACGACAAGGGATGACGCAGACTGA
- a CDS encoding LysR family transcriptional regulator gives MAESKPSAPRFAYKGSRLKPLRAFCQVARLGSVSRAAEALYLSQPAVTLQLQALERELGVRLFERSGRRLAPTREGQLLYDMARPLVEGLDGLATNFREQVRGLDAGELNVAAGSSTILYLLPGIVEAFRERHPDVRLTLHNVTGAGGLDLLRSDAVDLAVGSMLDVPADLGYTPVYRFEPMLITPPDHPLAQKRELELADLSPYGLILPPKRLTTYRLVDLVFQQNRVPYTVALEVGGWEVIKQYVAMGLGISIVTAICLTDADRQRLAARSLARWFPPRSYGVVMRKGKFLSAQARAFVELIQPERSAPRDAYASGPSER, from the coding sequence ATGGCCGAATCCAAGCCCAGCGCCCCACGATTCGCCTACAAGGGCTCGCGCCTCAAGCCCTTGCGCGCGTTCTGCCAGGTGGCGCGGCTGGGCTCGGTGTCGCGCGCGGCCGAGGCGCTGTACCTCAGCCAGCCGGCGGTGACCTTGCAACTGCAGGCACTGGAGCGGGAATTGGGCGTGCGCCTGTTCGAACGCAGCGGCCGGCGGCTGGCGCCGACCCGGGAAGGGCAATTGCTGTACGACATGGCGCGGCCGCTGGTCGAAGGCCTGGACGGGCTGGCGACGAACTTCCGCGAGCAGGTGCGCGGGCTGGATGCCGGCGAACTGAACGTCGCCGCGGGCAGTTCGACCATCCTGTATCTGCTGCCGGGCATCGTCGAAGCCTTCCGCGAGCGCCATCCGGACGTGCGCCTGACCTTGCACAACGTCACCGGTGCCGGCGGGCTCGACCTGCTGCGCAGCGATGCGGTCGACCTGGCGGTGGGCTCGATGCTCGATGTCCCCGCCGATCTCGGCTACACGCCCGTGTACCGCTTCGAGCCGATGCTGATCACCCCGCCCGACCATCCGCTGGCGCAGAAACGCGAGCTCGAACTCGCCGACCTCTCGCCGTACGGCCTGATCCTGCCGCCGAAACGCCTGACGACCTATCGCCTCGTCGACCTCGTGTTCCAGCAGAACCGGGTGCCGTACACGGTCGCGCTGGAAGTCGGCGGCTGGGAAGTGATCAAGCAATACGTGGCGATGGGCCTGGGCATCAGCATCGTCACCGCGATCTGCCTCACCGACGCCGACCGCCAGCGCCTGGCCGCGCGTTCGCTGGCGCGCTGGTTCCCGCCGCGCAGCTACGGCGTGGTGATGCGGAAAGGGAAATTCCTCAGCGCGCAGGCGCGCGCCTTCGTCGAATTGATCCAGCCCGAGAGGTCGGCACCGCGCGACGCCTACGCCAGCGGCCCGTCGGAACGCTGA
- a CDS encoding NHLP-related RiPP peptide — MATKKATTPGLDPKVADKLLDKLGTDNDFRRLFKKDPAAALVKAGHSKDAAALVGGCCQIDGIAPKAQIQKSRDELKTMLTAGLSMTPVRLDTGTPTSRSRK; from the coding sequence ATGGCGACCAAGAAGGCGACGACGCCCGGGCTGGACCCGAAGGTGGCGGACAAGCTGCTGGACAAGCTCGGCACCGACAACGACTTCCGTCGGCTGTTCAAGAAGGACCCGGCCGCGGCGCTGGTGAAGGCGGGGCATTCGAAGGATGCGGCCGCGCTGGTTGGCGGATGCTGCCAAATCGATGGCATCGCGCCGAAGGCACAGATCCAGAAGTCGCGCGACGAATTGAAGACAATGCTGACGGCTGGTCTGTCGATGACTCCGGTTCGGCTGGACACCGGGACTCCGACAAGCAGATCACGGAAATAG
- the aceB gene encoding malate synthase A, with product MSAVLQRVPEVGERIEIVGRAPGQDGLLTPPALAFLADLHRRFEGERRGLLESRARRQAGYDAGGLPDFRADTAAIRAGDWRIAPIPAALADRRVEITGPVDPKMVINALNSGANCYMADFEDSTAPTWANLVEGQRALREAVIGTLDFVNQAGKRYALKPEAERAVLIVRPRGWHLDEKHVLVDACPEQGRRGERMSASLFDLGLFCFHNAAALAARDRGPYFYLPKLQSMEEAALWNRVLAHVERELRLPHAQLKATVLIETLPAAFEMDEILHALRDRIVGLNCGRWDYIFSYIKTLRAHRDRALPERAQVTMAQPFLKAYSERLVRTCHRRGAHAMGGMAAQIPIGNDDEANDAALARVRADKLREVAAGHDGTWVAHPALIPVAREVFDAYMLGANQHEMLREDVVASRDDLLRPSLGTITRKGFENNVEVCVRYLAAWLDGNGCVPIHYLMEDAATAEIARAQLWQWLHHGGLHLDDGSPVDFALFERALLNLPSRLAGESVPGVSRVREAIGVLDRLTHAEQLAEFLTLPAYERID from the coding sequence ATGTCGGCAGTGCTGCAACGGGTCCCTGAAGTTGGGGAAAGAATCGAAATCGTCGGCCGCGCTCCCGGCCAGGACGGGCTGCTGACCCCGCCCGCGTTGGCTTTCCTCGCCGACCTGCATCGCCGCTTCGAGGGCGAACGCCGGGGCCTGCTCGAGTCGCGCGCCCGGCGCCAGGCCGGCTACGACGCCGGCGGGCTTCCGGATTTCCGCGCCGACACCGCCGCGATCCGCGCAGGCGACTGGCGCATCGCCCCGATCCCGGCCGCGCTGGCCGATCGCCGGGTCGAGATCACCGGGCCGGTCGATCCGAAGATGGTGATCAACGCGCTGAACTCCGGCGCGAATTGCTACATGGCCGACTTCGAGGATTCGACCGCGCCGACCTGGGCCAACCTGGTCGAAGGCCAGCGTGCGTTGCGCGAGGCGGTGATCGGCACGCTCGACTTCGTCAACCAAGCGGGCAAGCGCTACGCACTGAAGCCTGAAGCCGAACGCGCGGTGCTGATCGTGCGCCCGCGCGGCTGGCACCTCGACGAGAAGCACGTGCTGGTCGACGCCTGCCCTGAGCAGGGTCGAAGGGGCGAACGCATGTCGGCCTCGTTGTTCGACCTTGGCCTGTTCTGCTTCCACAACGCCGCCGCGCTCGCGGCCAGGGACCGCGGCCCCTACTTCTACCTGCCCAAGCTGCAGTCGATGGAAGAAGCCGCGCTGTGGAATCGCGTGCTCGCCCACGTCGAACGCGAACTCCGGCTGCCGCACGCGCAGCTGAAGGCGACGGTACTGATCGAAACGCTGCCGGCCGCGTTCGAAATGGACGAAATCCTGCACGCGCTGCGCGACCGCATCGTCGGGCTGAACTGCGGACGCTGGGATTACATCTTCAGTTACATCAAGACGCTGCGCGCGCATCGCGACCGCGCCCTGCCCGAACGCGCGCAGGTGACGATGGCGCAGCCGTTCCTGAAGGCGTATTCGGAACGGCTGGTCAGGACCTGCCATCGCCGCGGCGCGCATGCGATGGGCGGCATGGCCGCGCAGATCCCGATCGGCAACGATGACGAAGCAAACGATGCGGCGCTGGCGCGCGTACGCGCGGACAAGCTGCGCGAGGTCGCCGCCGGCCACGACGGCACCTGGGTCGCGCATCCGGCGCTCATCCCGGTCGCGCGCGAAGTGTTCGATGCGTACATGCTTGGCGCGAACCAGCACGAAATGCTGCGCGAGGACGTGGTCGCATCCCGCGACGACTTGCTGCGTCCGTCCCTCGGCACGATCACGCGCAAGGGGTTCGAGAACAACGTCGAGGTATGCGTGCGTTACCTCGCCGCGTGGCTGGACGGCAACGGCTGCGTGCCGATCCACTACCTGATGGAGGACGCCGCCACCGCCGAGATCGCGCGCGCGCAACTGTGGCAATGGCTGCACCACGGCGGATTGCACCTCGACGACGGTTCGCCGGTCGACTTCGCGCTGTTCGAACGTGCGTTGCTGAACCTGCCTTCGCGCCTCGCCGGCGAATCGGTACCCGGCGTTTCACGCGTGCGTGAAGCCATCGGCGTGCTCGACCGCCTGACCCATGCCGAGCAACTCGCCGAGTTCCTCACGCTTCCCGCTTACGAACGCATCGATTGA
- the aceA gene encoding isocitrate lyase: MKPTLPTAEQLRLDWTNNPRWAGVARNYTAGDVVRLRGTVAIEHSLAKLGAEKLWKSLQHEDFVNALGALTGNQAMQQVKAGLKAIYLSGWQVAADANLAGEMYPDQSLYPANSVPQVVKRINNTLLRADQLHHAEGDDSIDFLQPIVADAEAGFGGVLNAFELMKAMIEAGAAGVHFEDQLASVKKCGHMGGKVLVPTREAVEKLNAARLAADVMGVPTLIVARTDAEAADLLTSDIDDNDRPFCTGERTLEGFYKTKKGLGQAISRGLAYAPYADLVWCETGKPDLAFARAFAEAIHAKYPGKLLAYNCSPSFNWKKHLDDATIAKFQKELAAMGYRFQFITLAGFHALNYSMFHLAHGYARGQMSAFVELQESEFAAAERGFTAVRHQREVGTGYFDAVTQTIQGGASSTVALKGSTEEEQFHGERAAA, from the coding sequence ATGAAGCCCACGCTCCCCACCGCCGAACAACTCCGCCTCGACTGGACCAACAACCCGCGCTGGGCGGGCGTCGCCCGCAACTACACCGCCGGGGACGTGGTGCGCCTGCGCGGCACTGTCGCCATCGAGCATTCGCTCGCGAAACTCGGTGCGGAGAAGTTGTGGAAGTCGCTGCAGCACGAGGACTTCGTCAACGCGCTCGGTGCGCTCACCGGCAACCAGGCGATGCAGCAGGTCAAGGCCGGGTTGAAGGCGATCTACCTCAGCGGCTGGCAGGTCGCGGCCGACGCCAACCTCGCCGGGGAGATGTATCCCGACCAGTCGCTGTATCCCGCCAACTCGGTGCCGCAGGTGGTGAAGCGCATCAACAACACCCTGCTGCGCGCGGATCAACTCCATCATGCGGAAGGCGACGATTCCATCGATTTCCTGCAGCCGATCGTGGCCGACGCGGAAGCCGGCTTCGGCGGCGTGCTCAACGCGTTCGAATTGATGAAGGCCATGATCGAGGCCGGCGCCGCGGGCGTGCACTTCGAGGACCAGCTCGCCAGCGTGAAGAAGTGCGGGCACATGGGCGGCAAGGTGCTGGTGCCCACGCGCGAGGCGGTGGAGAAGCTCAATGCCGCGCGCCTGGCCGCCGACGTGATGGGCGTGCCGACGCTGATCGTCGCGCGCACCGATGCCGAGGCCGCGGACCTGCTCACTTCCGACATCGACGACAACGACCGTCCGTTCTGCACTGGCGAACGCACGCTCGAAGGCTTCTACAAAACGAAGAAAGGGCTCGGCCAGGCAATCAGTCGCGGCCTGGCCTACGCGCCTTACGCCGACCTGGTGTGGTGCGAAACCGGCAAGCCGGACCTCGCCTTTGCGCGCGCCTTCGCCGAGGCGATCCACGCGAAGTATCCGGGCAAGTTGCTGGCCTACAACTGCTCACCGTCGTTCAACTGGAAGAAGCACCTCGACGACGCGACCATCGCGAAATTCCAGAAGGAACTCGCCGCGATGGGCTACAGGTTCCAGTTCATCACCCTCGCCGGCTTCCACGCGCTGAACTACTCGATGTTCCACCTCGCCCACGGTTACGCACGCGGGCAGATGAGCGCCTTCGTCGAATTGCAGGAATCGGAGTTCGCCGCGGCCGAGCGCGGCTTCACCGCGGTCAGGCACCAGCGCGAGGTCGGCACCGGTTACTTCGACGCCGTGACCCAGACCATCCAGGGCGGCGCGTCGTCGACGGTGGCGCTCAAGGGAAGCACCGAGGAAGAGCAGTTCCACGGCGAACGCGCCGCGGCCTGA
- a CDS encoding putative peptide modification system cyclase, with protein MAATNTSSAAIIDTVVESRADVAPRLRTLLLTDLCNSTELVEKLGDTRSAELFQAHDRLVLELQQRWRARLIDRSDGLLLLFERAIDGLGFALDYTRGLRELGKEQNATLQSRAGLHVGEVLTWQNSSEAVNLGAKPLEVEGLAKPMAARLMALARPGQILVSAVAEPLAHRAARELGPRGEQLLWKSWGRWRFKGVPGAQEIFEVGEAGVAPLRVPRNGPKAWRDIPLWRRPAALVAEAAVLAGIATGVWFATRPQPAIAFAERDWVVVGDLRNVTGDARLDDALEQAFRISLEQSRYVNVLSDLKARDTLGRMQRPANTTLDRAIASEIALRDGARAVILPTVAEVGGHLRVSAEVIDPHTQTTVYAAYADGKGASSALASVDDVTEELRQKLGEALASVQKDSKPLPQVSTANLDALKAYALGQDAYGKDRFSEALQLYQQATTLDPKFALAWIGQARTLNAMVRTSEAMAPLHRAQQLRDRLPPREAMYLDGWSAELEAPDQALAKWELLAKMYPDFGPGPQNVAIQMLYRNRYADALAYLRMGTDTEDEDALFYDMQGRALLGLENYTQAAGMFERALQEKGSDSLRRRADVFAAQRKFAEAETLLAKAQVDNVYPWIDRISVAADKGDWANAFRNLEAARKVAGTIEGDPIRLRAFAVTEASLLLASGKKVEAGKLASGTARQSLRALEHDTLADLPDELDLALSATLVALRAGDGQIATEALVALDSRPHLRDLDYIAEMKAVVRAWQSIDAGRGDEAIALLKPFADGSARYQTHQALMQAYLLAGNRVSAAVQAKWLQQRRGLAYIEQGCGQCRQTLNVIDSNQVNRFSAKQ; from the coding sequence GTGGCCGCAACAAACACATCCAGTGCCGCCATCATCGATACGGTCGTCGAAAGCCGCGCGGATGTCGCGCCGCGCCTGCGCACGCTGCTGCTCACCGACCTGTGCAATTCCACCGAACTGGTGGAAAAGCTGGGCGACACGCGCAGCGCGGAACTGTTCCAGGCCCACGACCGCCTGGTGCTGGAGTTGCAGCAGCGCTGGCGCGCGCGCCTGATCGATCGTTCCGACGGCCTGCTGCTGCTGTTCGAACGCGCCATCGACGGGTTGGGCTTCGCGCTCGACTACACCCGCGGCCTGCGCGAACTCGGCAAGGAACAGAACGCCACGCTGCAGTCGCGCGCCGGGCTGCACGTGGGCGAAGTGCTGACCTGGCAGAACAGCAGCGAGGCGGTGAACCTCGGCGCCAAGCCGCTGGAAGTCGAAGGCCTGGCCAAGCCGATGGCCGCGCGCCTGATGGCGCTGGCGCGGCCCGGGCAGATCCTCGTTTCCGCCGTCGCCGAACCGCTGGCGCATCGCGCCGCGCGCGAACTCGGTCCGCGCGGCGAGCAGTTGTTGTGGAAATCGTGGGGACGCTGGCGCTTCAAGGGCGTGCCCGGCGCGCAGGAAATCTTCGAAGTCGGCGAAGCCGGCGTCGCGCCGCTGCGCGTACCGCGCAACGGACCCAAGGCTTGGCGCGACATCCCGTTGTGGCGGCGCCCGGCCGCGCTGGTCGCGGAAGCCGCGGTGCTCGCGGGCATCGCGACCGGCGTGTGGTTCGCGACGCGCCCGCAACCGGCCATCGCCTTCGCCGAACGCGACTGGGTGGTGGTCGGCGACCTGCGCAACGTCACCGGCGACGCGCGCCTGGACGATGCGCTGGAACAGGCGTTCCGCATCAGCCTGGAGCAGTCGCGCTACGTCAACGTGCTCAGCGACCTCAAGGCACGCGACACGCTCGGGCGCATGCAGCGCCCGGCCAACACCACGCTCGATCGCGCCATCGCGTCGGAAATCGCGCTGCGCGATGGTGCGCGCGCGGTGATCCTGCCGACGGTGGCGGAAGTGGGCGGCCACCTGCGCGTGAGCGCCGAGGTGATCGACCCACACACGCAGACAACGGTGTACGCGGCCTACGCCGACGGCAAGGGCGCAAGTTCCGCGCTCGCGTCGGTGGACGATGTCACCGAGGAACTGCGGCAGAAACTGGGCGAGGCCTTGGCCTCGGTGCAGAAGGATTCCAAGCCCTTGCCGCAAGTCAGCACCGCCAACCTCGATGCGTTGAAGGCGTATGCACTGGGGCAGGATGCCTACGGCAAGGACCGTTTTTCCGAAGCCCTGCAGTTGTATCAACAAGCCACGACGCTGGATCCGAAATTCGCGCTGGCATGGATCGGGCAGGCGCGAACCCTGAATGCCATGGTGCGTACTTCCGAGGCGATGGCGCCACTGCATCGGGCGCAACAACTGCGCGACCGCCTGCCTCCGCGCGAGGCCATGTACCTCGATGGTTGGAGTGCAGAGCTCGAAGCGCCGGACCAAGCGCTGGCGAAGTGGGAGCTCTTGGCGAAGATGTATCCGGATTTCGGACCGGGCCCGCAGAACGTGGCGATCCAAATGCTGTACCGGAACCGGTACGCCGATGCCCTCGCTTACCTGCGCATGGGCACTGATACCGAGGATGAGGATGCGCTGTTCTACGACATGCAAGGGCGCGCCCTTCTGGGACTCGAGAACTACACCCAGGCCGCCGGGATGTTCGAGCGCGCATTGCAGGAAAAGGGTTCAGACAGCTTGCGCCGGCGCGCCGATGTCTTCGCTGCGCAACGCAAGTTCGCCGAAGCGGAAACGCTTTTGGCGAAAGCGCAAGTCGACAATGTCTATCCGTGGATCGACCGCATCAGCGTGGCCGCCGACAAGGGCGATTGGGCCAACGCCTTCCGCAACCTCGAGGCCGCACGGAAGGTTGCCGGGACCATCGAGGGCGATCCGATTCGCTTGCGTGCCTTCGCCGTGACCGAGGCATCCTTGCTGCTGGCGAGCGGCAAGAAGGTCGAAGCGGGAAAACTCGCGTCCGGAACCGCGCGCCAATCGTTGCGGGCGCTGGAACACGACACCCTGGCCGATCTGCCGGACGAACTGGACTTGGCCTTGTCGGCCACGCTGGTCGCCTTGCGCGCCGGCGACGGCCAGATCGCTACAGAAGCGCTGGTGGCCTTGGACTCGCGCCCGCACTTGCGCGACCTCGATTACATCGCCGAAATGAAGGCGGTGGTGCGCGCCTGGCAGTCGATCGACGCAGGTCGCGGCGACGAAGCCATTGCGTTGCTCAAGCCGTTCGCAGACGGTTCAGCGCGGTATCAGACGCATCAGGCACTGATGCAGGCTTATTTGCTGGCCGGGAATCGTGTTTCGGCGGCCGTACAAGCCAAATGGCTCCAGCAGCGACGAGGGCTTGCCTACATCGAACAAGGCTGCGGTCAATGCCGGCAGACGTTGAATGTGATCGACAGCAACCAAGTGAATCGATTTTCGGCCAAGCAATAA
- a CDS encoding GGDEF domain-containing protein, giving the protein MDEGRGNAVATDPVLRRQDGVVMDAALSPSELALFDVVGRRRDFDAGERLFSRGDNGRTMFVILDGRVELDFGGDLARKTLGPGEFFGELGLLVGDHVRSAGARVLAATELVELGDGELETLLDRDPRLVAQFLHRAITRIVRNEQVLTHRLRRHNHELQDALDRLRAATQALTRSEELVRRDDLTGLGNRRACQEHVERLVREQQLGGHALLLVDCDAFKRVNDVHGHQAGDRVLQNVANILTSVATASDTACRFGGDEFALLVRARDQADLQRIAGFIVGTAHSLAAMQSEPPAICTLSIGGCWVDPDSAWSDWYANADAALYRAKRSGGDTIAWHVAWES; this is encoded by the coding sequence ATGGACGAGGGCCGGGGCAATGCGGTCGCGACGGATCCGGTCCTGCGCAGGCAGGACGGCGTGGTCATGGACGCGGCGCTGAGCCCGTCCGAACTCGCGCTGTTCGACGTGGTCGGGCGCCGCCGCGACTTCGATGCCGGCGAACGCCTGTTCTCTCGCGGCGACAACGGCCGCACCATGTTCGTGATCCTCGACGGGCGGGTCGAACTCGACTTCGGCGGCGACCTCGCGCGCAAGACCCTCGGCCCCGGCGAATTCTTCGGCGAACTCGGCCTGCTGGTCGGCGACCACGTGCGCAGCGCCGGCGCGCGCGTGCTGGCGGCCACCGAACTGGTCGAGCTCGGCGACGGCGAACTCGAGACCTTGCTCGACCGCGACCCGCGACTGGTCGCGCAGTTCCTGCATCGCGCCATCACCCGCATCGTGCGCAACGAGCAGGTGCTCACGCACCGCCTGCGCCGACACAACCACGAATTGCAGGATGCGCTCGATCGCCTGCGCGCCGCGACCCAGGCCCTGACCCGCAGCGAGGAGCTGGTCCGCCGCGACGACCTCACCGGGCTCGGCAACCGCCGCGCCTGCCAGGAGCACGTCGAGCGCCTGGTCCGCGAGCAGCAGCTCGGCGGCCACGCGCTGCTGCTGGTCGATTGCGATGCGTTCAAGCGCGTCAACGACGTCCACGGCCACCAGGCCGGCGACCGCGTGCTGCAGAATGTGGCCAACATCCTCACCTCGGTGGCCACCGCCAGCGACACCGCCTGCCGCTTCGGCGGCGACGAGTTCGCGTTGCTGGTGCGCGCCCGCGACCAGGCCGACCTGCAGCGCATCGCCGGGTTCATCGTCGGCACCGCGCACAGCCTGGCCGCGATGCAATCCGAGCCGCCGGCGATCTGCACGCTGAGCATCGGCGGTTGCTGGGTCGACCCCGATTCCGCCTGGAGCGACTGGTACGCGAACGCCGATGCCGCGTTGTACCGGGCCAAGCGCAGCGGCGGCGATACCATCGCCTGGCACGTCGCCTGGGAATCCTGA